A segment of the Thiohalomonas denitrificans genome:
GCCGTTGTTCCTCTTCGGTTGTTCACCGCAAAGGCGCAAAGAGCGCCAAGGAAACTTCTCGTCAGGCGCGCTTTATTTTTTGAACGTACGCCTGGATGCATTCCATCACGTATTCAGCAAAGGAATCTTCGCGCTCTTTGCGTCTTTGCGGTTAGCCTTTGGTTCCGCTTCAGTTAGCCGTAGCGGCCGGTGATGTAGTCTTCGGTCTGCTTGTGCGCCGGGTTGGTAAACAGGGTATCGGTATCGCCGAATTCGATCAGCTCGCCCAGCAGCATGAAGGCGGTATAGTCGGAGACGCGTGCGGCCTGCTGCATGTTGTGGGTCACGATAATGATCGTGTACTTCTCTTTGAGCTCGTAGATCAGCTCTTCGATCTTGAGCGTAGAGATGGGGTCCAGAGCGGACGCCGGCTCGTCAAGCAGCAGTACTTCCGGTTCGATGGCGATACAACGGGCAATCACCAGGCGCTGCTGCTGACCGCCGGAGAGACCCAGTGCATTGTCATGCAGCCGGTCCTTCACCTCACCCCACAGCGCCGCTCCCCGCAGCGCCTGTTCCACCGACTCGTCCAGGACTCTGCGACTGGCGACACCCTGCAGTCGCAGCCCGTAGGCGACATTTTCGTAGATGGACTTGGGAAACGGATTGGGCTTCTGAAACACCATGCCCACCCGCCGCCGCAGCTGCGGCACATTGACCTTGCGATCATAGATATTGTGACCATCCAGCTCGATGCGGCCCTCGATGCGTGCGCCGTCGACCAGATCGTTCATGCGGTTGAAGCAGCGCAACAGCGTCGACTTGCCGCAGCCCGAGGGTCCGATGTAGGCCGTGACCCGCTGCCGCGGGATATCCATGTTGATCTTGTCGAGTGCCTGCTTCTCCCCGTAGTAGAGATCGAGGTCCCGTACCCGCAGGGCGATCTCCTCACTGGCCAGATCGAGTTCGCGCTTCTCCCGATCCAGTGAACTCAGGTCGAGCCCGTGCGCACCGCCTTTCGACGGCTTCTTTTTGGTCATCACAGCAGATGCATCATTCATCAGTTCATTCCGACTTTGATTCGTCAATGTTCGAGTGCCCGGTATCTCTCGCGCAGGCGATTACGAATGGCAATCGCCGCCAGATTGAGCACTACAATCACCAGCACCAGCAACAGCGCCGTGGCATAGACCAGCGGACGGGCGGCCTCGACGTTGGGGCTTTGAAAGCCGACATCGTAGATATGGAAGCCCAGGTGCATGAACTTCCGCTCGAGATGCAGGAAAGGCATGTTGCCGTCCACGGCCAGGGAAGGGGCCAGCTTCACTACCCCCACCAGCATCAACGGCGCCACCTCTCCGGCGGCCCGGGCCACTGCCAGGATCAGGCCGGTCATCATCGCCGGACTGGCCATCGGCAGGATCGTTTTCCAGAGGGTCTCCGCCTTGGTGGCACCCAGGGCCAGGCTCCCCTCGCGAATGGAGCTGGGGACCCGCGACAAGCCCTCCTCGGTGGCGACGATTACCACCGGCACCGTCAGCAGCGCCAGGGTGAGTGACGCCCACATGATCCCCGGTGTTCCGAACGTGGGTGCCGGAAGGGCCTCGGGAAAGAACAGCTGATCGATATTGCCGCCCAGGAAGTAGATAAAGAAACCCAGCCCGAAAACGCCATACACAATCGACGGCACGCCGGCCAGATTGTTGACCGCGATACGGATAAGGCGCACCAACGGCCCCTGCTTGGCATATTCGCGAAGATAGATGGCCGCCACCACTCCGAATGGCGTCACCAGGATGGACATCAGGATCACCATCATCACGGTGCCGAAGATGGCGGGGAAGATACCACCTTCGGTATTGGCCTCCCGCGGGTCGTCGCTGACGAACTCCCAGACCTTCGCCAGATAGAAAGCCACCTTGTCGATGGGGCCCATGGCGTTGGGCCGGTAGGCGCGCACCACCTGTCCGAGCGGGATATCCATCTCGGCGCCACTCATGGTCACTGCGGTGAGGCTGTCACGGTTGCTCGCCTCGTACAGGGCATTCAGTTCCGTCTCGAGTTTTCCGTAACGGGCCTCAAGCACACTGCGTTCATCGGCAATCGCCGCCGCGGCCATTTCGGGACTCATCCCCTCGAGCTCGAGACCGCGTTTTTCCAGGCGCAACTGCTCGAGCTGATAATTGATGGCACCAATCTGGTCCTTCTCGAGCGTCTTGATCCTGGCATGCAGATGCTCGACACGCTCCAGGCGTGCCTGAAGCTCCTCCCAGGCGCCCTCTCCCCGGGTAACGATATCGTCCCGCTCTCTCACGCTTTCGATGTAGCCGTAGAAATTGCCCCACTCGCGGCGCTCCAGAACCATCAGTCGGTCGGGATAGTGCACATCCTCCATGCGGGTTTCGACCAGCCAGCGAAAGTCCAGGCCACCCACATCGCGGTTGCCGGTCTTGACCAGCAGGCGCGTTACCGTTTCCTGACCCTCGGGAAACTCGACGCCGGTTCCAGTGAAGCGGCCGACCGGTACACTTTCGCTGCCGTGGATTTCCCCGATGACCCGAATCCGATCACCGCCGGGCTGACGGTAATCGGTCTCCAGCACCGACTTCGGCCAGAAATGCCCGAGGCCGTTATAGGCAATCAACAGCAGCAGCCCGGCCACCATGATGATGCTGATACTCACCGCCCCGGCATTCAGCCAGATCCAGGGTGTACCCTCACGAAACCAGCTTTTTACGTTTTGTCGCATCGGCTTTTAAAGACTGCTGTATTTGCGGCGCAGACGGTGCCTGACCAGTTCGGCCACCGTATTGACCATAAAGGTGAACAGGAACAGCACCAGGGCCGCCAGGAAAAGAATACGGTAGTGGGTACTGTCCACCTCGGACTCCGGCATCTCCACCGCGATGTTGGCCGCCAGCGTGCGCATACCCTCAAAGATGGAAAAGTCCATGATCGGTGTATTGCCGGTTGCCATCAGCACGATCATGGTCTCGCCCACGGCCCGGCCCATGCCGATCATCACCGCGGAGAAGATGCCGGGAGATGCCGTCAGAATGACCACCCGGGTCAGGGTCTGCCAGGGCGTGGCGCCGAGTGCCAGTGAGCCGAAGGTCAGGTGCTTGGGGACACTGAAGATCGCATCTTCGGTAATGGAGAAAATAGTGGGGATGACGGCAAATCCCATCGCCAGCCCAATCACCAGAGAATTGCGCTGGTCGAAGGGAATGCCCAGCTCGTTCGTCAGCCACTGCGGCATGTTGCCGCCGAACAGCCAGATTTCCACCGGGACACTGAGGGCCATGGCCAGCCATCCCAGGAAAAGCACCACCGGCATCAACAGCAGGCCTTCCCAACCTTCGGGAACCAGGCGCCGAATCGCGCCAGGCAGCTGACGCCACGCAAAGGCGAACAGCAGAACCCCCAACGGCACGATAAGCAGCAGCATGAAGATCCCCGGCAGGTGCTTCTCCATGATCGGCGCCAGCCAGAGGCCCGCAAGGAAGCCGAGAATGACCGTGGGCAGCGCCTCCATGATCTCGATCGTCGGCTTCACCACACTGCGCATCTTCGGCGCCATGAAATAGGCGGTGTAGATGGCGCCGAATATCGCCAGCGGCACAGCCATCAGCATCGCGTAGAAAGCGGCCTTCAGGGTCCCGAACGCCAGCGGCATCAGACTGAATTTGGGCTCGAACTCATTGGTCGAGGCGGACGACTGCCACGTGTAGCGGGGTTCCGCATAGCCCTCGTAGTGGACCTTTCCCCACAGTGACGACCAGGAGACCTCGGGATGCTCGTTGTCCACCGACCAGGCATGGGTGTTCCCGCGGGTATCCTCCACCAACAGTCGGTTGGCGCGTGGCGACAACGCTAGATTCCGGATCCGACTATCGACGACTCGGTCCAGCAGCAGGGTACGTTCTGCCGTGGAGTGGTAGATCCCCAGCCGTCCTTCACTATCCGAGGCGAGAAAACCCTTGCGGCGCTCTTCCGGCTCGATAGCCGTGATCGGCGCCTCCTGAAACTCGAAGCCGCGGATCCGCTCCAGGTGATACCGGTTCTGTTCGTCACGCACCGGGAACCACTGGCTGAGCCGCCCCTCGGAGTCACCCGCCAGGAGCGAGAAGCCACCCAGAAGGAACTCCAGCGAGGTCAGTTCGACGCCATTGTCGGTCATGGCTACGGTTTCGAGCAGTTCCGGCTTTCGTGGGTCCTGCACGCCATAGTGCAGGAGCGTTCCATCCTCTCCCGCGACGTAAAGACGCTTCTGATTGGGGCTCACCCGGACAAAAGCGGGCGCCACCCCCGCCGCTTCAATGATACCGGCACTGCGCTTCAGCGTAACCTCATCACTGATGAAGGAGCTCTTTTTATCAAAGGCGGCCAGCCGCACCCGTCCATCATCGCCCGCTCCTGCCAGCAACAGACGACGGTCCGTATCCGTCAGCACCAGTTGCTTCAGAAGGACCCCGTCATCTGCAATGCGCAGGGGTTCCGGACCATAGGGATACTCAATCTGGGGCGTCAAGGTCCGCACGTCATCGGGGTAACTGACGTTAAAGCGGTGCTTGACCACCAGTGCGCTTCCATCCTCCAGACCGAGCGCCACCAGGCCGCTCCCCGTGGAGTCGACAGCGATACCGCGTACATCCCCTTCCCAAAGAGGAATGGTGGTGTTTACCTTGCCGCTGTCGGTGTCGAAGAAGACCGCATCGCCCCCGCTCGTGTAGCGGACCGCCATCGTGGCGCTCTCTTCCAGCGCGACATGCAGGGATTCCGCACCGGTTCCTCCGGGCACCGGATAGCTGTTCAGCTTGGCTATGGAAGCGGGAAGGAAAAGCGGAAAGACCACGTACAGCAGGTAGAAAAAGATCAGCAGGATGGCGATGATTACACCGACACCGCCGAGGCCCACGGCATGGTGAGCCACTCTGTCCTTGATCATGCGCCAACGCTGGCGCGCATTCAGGGCGCTGTTGTCGAGGCTGACCGGAAATTCGCTGGGTGTTTCCATGCGCGCAGGATAGCCAGCGAAGATTACAGTTGTATGACAACCCAAAGTATTCGATCGATATAGCCCAGATTATTCACCGCAAAGACGC
Coding sequences within it:
- the pstA gene encoding phosphate ABC transporter permease PstA — encoded protein: MRQNVKSWFREGTPWIWLNAGAVSISIIMVAGLLLLIAYNGLGHFWPKSVLETDYRQPGGDRIRVIGEIHGSESVPVGRFTGTGVEFPEGQETVTRLLVKTGNRDVGGLDFRWLVETRMEDVHYPDRLMVLERREWGNFYGYIESVRERDDIVTRGEGAWEELQARLERVEHLHARIKTLEKDQIGAINYQLEQLRLEKRGLELEGMSPEMAAAAIADERSVLEARYGKLETELNALYEASNRDSLTAVTMSGAEMDIPLGQVVRAYRPNAMGPIDKVAFYLAKVWEFVSDDPREANTEGGIFPAIFGTVMMVILMSILVTPFGVVAAIYLREYAKQGPLVRLIRIAVNNLAGVPSIVYGVFGLGFFIYFLGGNIDQLFFPEALPAPTFGTPGIMWASLTLALLTVPVVIVATEEGLSRVPSSIREGSLALGATKAETLWKTILPMASPAMMTGLILAVARAAGEVAPLMLVGVVKLAPSLAVDGNMPFLHLERKFMHLGFHIYDVGFQSPNVEAARPLVYATALLLVLVIVVLNLAAIAIRNRLRERYRALEH
- a CDS encoding ABC transporter permease subunit is translated as METPSEFPVSLDNSALNARQRWRMIKDRVAHHAVGLGGVGVIIAILLIFFYLLYVVFPLFLPASIAKLNSYPVPGGTGAESLHVALEESATMAVRYTSGGDAVFFDTDSGKVNTTIPLWEGDVRGIAVDSTGSGLVALGLEDGSALVVKHRFNVSYPDDVRTLTPQIEYPYGPEPLRIADDGVLLKQLVLTDTDRRLLLAGAGDDGRVRLAAFDKKSSFISDEVTLKRSAGIIEAAGVAPAFVRVSPNQKRLYVAGEDGTLLHYGVQDPRKPELLETVAMTDNGVELTSLEFLLGGFSLLAGDSEGRLSQWFPVRDEQNRYHLERIRGFEFQEAPITAIEPEERRKGFLASDSEGRLGIYHSTAERTLLLDRVVDSRIRNLALSPRANRLLVEDTRGNTHAWSVDNEHPEVSWSSLWGKVHYEGYAEPRYTWQSSASTNEFEPKFSLMPLAFGTLKAAFYAMLMAVPLAIFGAIYTAYFMAPKMRSVVKPTIEIMEALPTVILGFLAGLWLAPIMEKHLPGIFMLLLIVPLGVLLFAFAWRQLPGAIRRLVPEGWEGLLLMPVVLFLGWLAMALSVPVEIWLFGGNMPQWLTNELGIPFDQRNSLVIGLAMGFAVIPTIFSITEDAIFSVPKHLTFGSLALGATPWQTLTRVVILTASPGIFSAVMIGMGRAVGETMIVLMATGNTPIMDFSIFEGMRTLAANIAVEMPESEVDSTHYRILFLAALVLFLFTFMVNTVAELVRHRLRRKYSSL
- the pstB gene encoding phosphate ABC transporter ATP-binding protein PstB, with amino-acid sequence MTKKKPSKGGAHGLDLSSLDREKRELDLASEEIALRVRDLDLYYGEKQALDKINMDIPRQRVTAYIGPSGCGKSTLLRCFNRMNDLVDGARIEGRIELDGHNIYDRKVNVPQLRRRVGMVFQKPNPFPKSIYENVAYGLRLQGVASRRVLDESVEQALRGAALWGEVKDRLHDNALGLSGGQQQRLVIARCIAIEPEVLLLDEPASALDPISTLKIEELIYELKEKYTIIIVTHNMQQAARVSDYTAFMLLGELIEFGDTDTLFTNPAHKQTEDYITGRYG